One Owenweeksia hongkongensis DSM 17368 genomic region harbors:
- a CDS encoding cupin domain-containing protein, which produces MMLKELHSSASKVSAFPLFRGTGMIAAIQIPAREQLKEHVTKMEAILLCVEGEALYETETEERVYLVPGKYVNILPNVKHWVNSIKDSQLILMK; this is translated from the coding sequence ATGATGCTAAAAGAACTCCACAGTTCAGCGAGTAAAGTTTCTGCGTTTCCATTGTTCAGGGGTACAGGTATGATAGCTGCAATACAGATACCTGCAAGAGAACAGCTAAAGGAGCACGTTACAAAAATGGAAGCCATATTGCTCTGTGTAGAAGGTGAAGCCTTGTATGAAACAGAAACCGAAGAAAGAGTATATCTAGTACCTGGGAAGTACGTAAATATATTGCCCAACGTGAAGCACTGGGTAAATAGCATAAAGGATAGCCAATTGATACT